A part of Apodemus sylvaticus chromosome 19, mApoSyl1.1, whole genome shotgun sequence genomic DNA contains:
- the LOC127669296 gene encoding LOW QUALITY PROTEIN: olfactory receptor 10A4-like (The sequence of the model RefSeq protein was modified relative to this genomic sequence to represent the inferred CDS: deleted 1 base in 1 codon): MSVNCSLWQENSLSVKYFVFAKFSEVLGECFLLFTLILLMFLVSLTGNALITFAICISSALHTPMYFFLANLSLLEIGYTCSVIPTMLQSLVSEVREISWEGCATQMFFFSYFGITECCILAAMALDRYVAICSLFHYATQMGRGVCAHLAIVSWGMGSIVELGQTNFIFFLDFCGPCEIDHFFCDLPPVLALAWGATSQNEAAIFVVTILCISSPLLFIIYSYVRILVAVLVMPSPEGRHKALSTCSSHLLVVTLFYGSGSITYLKPKSSHLPEMNKLLALFYTAVTPMLNPIIYSLRNKEVKGALRRTLGLKKVLIISN; encoded by the exons ATGAGTGTCAACTGCTCTCTGTGGCAAGAGAACAGCTTGTCTGTCAAATACTTTGTATTTGCTAAGTTCTCTGAGGTCCTTGGAGAATGCTTCCTCCTGTTCACCCTCATCCTCCTCATGTTTTTAGTATCACTGACAGGAAATGCACTCATAACATTTGCCATCTGTATCAGTTCAGCCCtacacacccccatgtacttctttctgGCCAACTTGTCTCTCCTGGAAATTGGCTACACTTGCTCTGTCATACCTACGATGCTGCAGAGCCTTGTAAGTGAGGTCCGAGAGATCTCTTGGGAGGGATGTGCCACACAGATGTTTTTCTTCTCATATTTTGGTATAACGGAGTGCTGCATATTGGCAGCCATGGCCTTGGACCGTTACGTGGCCATATGCTCCCTATTCCACTATGCAACCCAAATGGGTCGTGGTGTATGTGCCCATTTAGCAATAGTTTCATGGGGAATGGGATCTATAGTAGAGCTGGGacaaactaattttattttctttttggacttCTGTGGACCCTGTGAGATAgaccacttcttctgtgaccttCCACCTGTCCTGGCGCTTGCCTGG GGAGCTACATCCCAAAATGAGGCTGCCATCTTTGTGGTAACAATCCTCTGTATATCTAGTCCATTATTATTCATCATTTATTCCTATGTCAGAATTCTGGTTGCAGTGCTGGTGATGCCTTCCCCTGAGGGGCGCCATAAagctctctccacatgttcctcccACCTACTTGTAGTCACACTCTTTTATGGCTCAGGATCTATTACCTACTTGAAGCCAAAGTCTAGCCACTTACCAGAAATGAACAAACTCTTGGCCCTCTTCTACACAGCAGTGACACCCATGCTGAACCCCATCATCTATAGCTTGAGGAACAAGGAAGTAAAGGGAGCACTGAGAAGAACTCTGGGCCTGAAGAAAGTTCTGATAATAAGTAACTGA